The window CCAAATAACATTAAAGATTCGTTTGATACattgataaataaaaataattttgggATAAAAATTTAGTATCATCTTAGTTTTGTTTGGTTATTAATTCTGAAATAAATAATTCCAGGAATAAAAAATAATAACGGATAGCTTATACCTGCAGATGATGGAATAATAATCGCAGGATAAATCAGTAAAATTGACAATCCAAGATTAGTGCAACATACAAATAACTAATCTCAATATAACTAATCTCATATAACTAATACCAACATAATTAATCCCAACATCAattatcttcaaaccaaacgacccctaaaatTATGTAAACACACTATGATGGATTTCAATAACTTTTTATAGTAAGAACAATAAGAACAAAGTACTAAGTACAAATAAATCATTTCTTacccttcttttcttttccatTGGCAAAAAAGGACCCCAAACCAAAGAGATTAGCAGTACCCTTAGTAATGAAAGTAGGTGGCACATTCAAAACAGGATTAATGCAAACCCCATTACCATAATTATGCCCTAATCCATAATTCTTTCTCAATGGTGGCTTTTGTGACGATGGAAATGCGTAAAAATTAGCTGCAGATGTATTCATattcttcattttcttgaattgtgCATTGTTTTTCTGACCTTCTGAACCTGTAGAATTGCTACGTGATAGTAAAGGTAAAGACCAAAATGAGCTTTTCTTGTTGCTGTTTTCACAATGAAGACTACTACTTCTCCTTATCCGCCAAAAGGATTTGGTTTGATCCTTTGGGGAGGTTTCAAAATTTCTTGGGGTTGGTTGATTTGGAGGAGAATTTAAAGGTTGAGTCTTGGATATATTTTTCAAGATTTCTTGGTTTAAAGTGACAAACTTTTCTTGTAGTTGAAGAGGTCGAATTAAGCCATCTAAGAAAAGCTCATCTGCTGAAGAAGTTTCTGTATTTGTGCTGTTGGTAATACAGAAATCGAATTCAGAATTAGAATCTGAGCAAATTAATGGGAATTTTTCAGTGGCCGCAGCAGAAGAATTAGCATTAGCATCTTTTTGGCTAAGATCATCAGAAAAAGAAATTCTTGGACTTGTGACTAGACTTGGAGCTTCTGAGATCATATCAAttgccattttttttttttatttttttttttgggtagaaTTACTGAGAGTAAATTGGAAGGATAGAAAAGCCTAAATCTTTGAGTTTTTTGTTGTAGTGAGAAGACAAGATTCAAATGTGAAGtgggagaaaaagaaaaaattcagagaatggtcagaAGTCAAAAGAAGAAAGGCTAGAAATATGGTCTAATGAATTCTTGTTTGCTTTAGTGGCAGACGGGACTAATggcttttatgttgaaaaataaaaaatttactgTGGATTTAAAGATCAAAGGCAAGTCTGGTCCATGCACAATGAGTGCATATGGAAGGAGAGTTAAGAAGTACAATAAATTTATACGAGTTACCTTTGGGTTATCATTCGATGTTCGGTATTTGTATTGGGATCCGACTAAATTCAAATTTACTCCAAAAAATCCACATTGAGCCATATTGAGAGTAAAAAACTTTCTAACAAATGCATCTTTATACCCAGAGATCAAATCGAAATCTCTAATTATGTATGAGAAGTAGTTACCACTCCAATTTACCTTACTGCAACAAAAAACTTTTACTTTTGAACAAGTATTCAGAAAATTTTATACCATGGTTATCCTTCCTTACTACTATTATATTATAGTGTCCAAATTTAGTACTCATGTTAGTTTGCAAGAGTACTTGAGATATGACAATTTTACTAACAGCCTCAATTATAATGGAATATACAACATAGCATAAGGGTCAAAAATACTTTTGTGCGAAAAGGATTACTTATATCCTAGGTTATACTTTCGGTCCATCACTATTTTGACGTTATAAAATTGGTACAAAAATTTTCTTTCACCGTTAGGACCTTCCACCATGACAACGTCATCCTAAGTGGATTGATATCTCGGTGAGGTGGACACTATGTGGCATGCACCTCAGCATTCCAATCCATTTTAGCCCCTCCCCCCATTTCTTctcccaccaccaccaccaccaccaccacctcccTCGTCACCCAATTCTTTTCAGATTTTATTGCTGTATTCTAAATTATAAATTACGTAAGTTGCAAAAATACtattccctccgtttcaaattatatgaagtactttcctttttagtttgttccaaaataaatgacacatttctaaatttggaaataattcaacattAAGCTCTTCATTTTActaattttatccttaatgacaagcttttataaccacacaaatgttatggccccacaaaacttttatctcttaagtttttaagaccacaagtttcaaaagtattcttttttttaaaatccgTGCCgaatcaaactacctcatctaactTGAAATAAGGGAGTAACTAGGAAGAAAAATTTAGTGCTTTTTACCTTTCTGTCAAACTAGAACGAGAGTCAATAGAGTCGATGAGAATGTCCTTAATTATTTCACAGCATGTTTATGTTTGAAATTCTTAGTAAAAGTCTTTGTTTTTGTTAGCATTCTATCTATTGTGTCACATACTCTTTTACGAGACTAGAAAATTGTTACCAATACCTCGGTTTAGGTGACTCAAATGGGCGTATCGTTGGAGCTAAATGCAGCAGCAAAGCAAGTAGCTAGCAGAACTTTGGTTAAAGTATTAGCATACAACGCCTACACATTATTTCTTGCTTTTATTGTTTGTAATCAATCTTAAATGTGATGAATACTTCGCCACATGCCAACTACTGGTTTATTGCCACAATGCCAATCAATTACGATAGAGAAAGAGAGGAGTTGAGCATTTATCTTAAAGCATAATCAATCCCTTCTTGTGAATGTTCAGAATGATGCTGCATCTGGAAGCATGATTTTACtactgaattttttttattaacttcctttaaataattttttttttaaaaacatagaTGATCACTCAAGTTTTATTCTATTGCTCCGAAGTTAGTAAActatttttataataaaaaagtCACTCAATTTGCTTAGATTTCATAAAAATCACCATGTTTTATTTGTTTCCTCCTACCGATTTTTTGTGATACTCTCGTTTTCATTACATaaagtaatttaataatttaaatataataaaataaatgttgAACTATCCGTAAAATTaacctcttcttttttctttgcttgttcaCTAAAATTTTGGAGGCTGATTGTGGTTGATCTCTTCTTTTATTGACTTTTAGCAAGTTCCAAATTTTTAATAgaataagaaaaggaaaataatcGTGCTGGCTTGGTAATACGCTCAAAATGTTTGTTAGTTCTAATCATTAAACTCGATAAAGAAACACGTGTTAGATAAAGATTATGGACTCCTTTCACTAGATAATTGATATTGGATTGCTGATAAACAAGAGAACATAGTTTAGCAAGTCCAGGAATAATTCATTTTGAATGCTTTTGAAAGTTTAGCACCTGATTATCGTTAATCAGGGAAATTAGTGAAGATTATAAATTTATTAGGCGTGCCATTGCCAATCATATTAACATATTGCTCTTAGATAGAATCAGTTATACATTTTTCTACGTGGTCATTCTATCCCTAATTTTATCCTTCTCTATGATGACCAAAATGTCAGGCCTCAATAAAATAATTACAATCATTATCAGGAGAAGGTGAACTTAATTTTTTATTAGTAGATTATACTTTAGTCAAACAACATTTAATTATGATTACTTGCAGTCTCATATAAAATATCACAATATCTATTAATAACCCCCCAAAATAGGAACACGTAACCTTTATTTGTGATTTCAGAATTTTGCTGCATCTTGGATTATTTTTAGCATATTAAAAAATGTATGGATTTAAATAACTTAATATGCATTAGTAAATTTCAATTGGAATTAGTTGAGAGATTAAGTTGAAATTTGCATACATACTGGTCTCTTATTCTGCTATTGAAGGCATATACTGTCCATTttctcaataataataataataataataataataataataataataataataataataataataataataataataataataataataataataataataataataataataataataataataataatatttaccccaaaatcggataacaattgaatttatacgcggttttaaggataaatgatctaatttgatacaaagtgagaaatcagatttaatatggaagaataagtagaaaaataaatgcaaaccatgcAGATTGAACAACTTAAGCCTCACAAGGTTAACTTCCTTTGAATTTAGATGTGATATTATTGAAGccagaataatatgaacaaagttgaaaaaaatagtatcttgttctttgaagtatgTTACAATCCCCTCCCTGAGTTACTTAGTCCCCTCTATATATTTAAGGAGATTAGGCttttaagacattattttatatgaaattatGTAGACCGTTAGCTATTTTTTTGACTTAATCCCGTGATTTTCgccataatgattggttaatggAAAGAATCACGGATCcttgtcggatgagttggcaaagctCTTCTTCGAGGCCATTAGAAACAGGATCGGTCGTGCCTTCGGTAAACTCAATGGCAAATCTGATGGTCTTGTCGAACTTTGAACCTCGATATCGAGCTCGGTTTCATCTGTAACTTCGATCTCTTACAGATGTGCCGAGCATGGTCTATTGTTCCAAATGCTCGATCAGGCATTTTTCGGAGAGCAAAGGATGAAAAACGATATGAACCCTCGGTATTCATTTCGATAAATCATGACGATGGATACATGACATAGGTGATAAGAATAGTGGAAACATCTCGTCAGTCCAGTCTTCGAGGCATTAAATGTTTGTCAGTTGACGGTCGGCTACTTCGGGAGATGAACCACCGCTTGAGAAACTTATAAATACCCTCTAATCCATTTATTAGAACTTTTTACACTCAAATTCTTCTTGTGTTCTAAGAAAATTTCACCTCATTTACCATCTGGTTTTCTAACTGTTAGCCTCAAAGCTTCCTTTACCAACAACTTCTTTTCTTTGTTGTTTATAAACAAAAGGCAAAGACTTCAAAGTCTGTTCCTAAAAAAAAACACTTTCTTCTTCAAAACCTTCTGAAAACGTTTCTCATGCTACTACTGAGGAACCCCCTTTGAGATCATATATCCCTGTTGGGTGCCCGACTGTGGCTGACTTCAAGGTTGAGAATACGCCTATGGTACCGGGTCGGTGTGAAccagtctcgaggtacatatgtaaGATCAAAGAGTTTTTCATTCCCACAGCCATTAATCACCAAGAccttattctcgagcatagacgaggacagggaccggaGCTGGTTTGGTCgatttgttcgagtgaggacttcggacttAATCCCGGTTGTGGACATGCCATTTCCTaaaaaatggaacatgaaacataAGTTTAGCTTTGCTTTGGGtatttcttttattgcttttcaTTCTGTTTGTTTCGCATCGATGTTATGTGATACAGCTTTAGCCCAAATGCCGGACTCCATTCCTGAACTtaaagagtgggtcgagggcatcgtgaCACGAATACCCTACTCCGAGCGCTTATGGCGTGAGCTCTCGaaaggccgatgggaggcccataAACATGGTAAGAGTTTTTCCCTAATAATATATTTGATCTTATGTTCTCATTATCGATTTTTGAtccgttatatttttattttgcagGTTTATCAAAGGACGTTGAAATGAGGCCTCCATCAGCTGATGACGACATATACGCAGATCCCCCTACTCCGAAGCAGGAtaaatagaagaagaaaataaaagctTTGAGCCCCTCGAACCCCAAAAAGAAAAGACCGAATAAGCGACTGATGTGCAAAACCAAAGATGTTAGTGCCCGGATCTCTCATCGGAATCACTCCATCGGTTaagggatgagtccgaagaagaagaagaagaagaagactccaATCTGGTGGCCCGTATGAGGAGtgattctgaactgcctcaagtCATGGAGGCCATAGAAGAAGTAGCGGCCGAAGCCTCCGAACTAGGGAGGGTCGAGGCCGTTTCTCCTCGAGCTGGGGATGTTGACAAAGGGAATTTGGATGGTACTTCCTGGTCATAAGATAATATACCTAAGGAGGCGCTTAGAGTGATCGATCTCTCTGGGCCGCTTTCGTTTATCGATTCAACGATAAACGAGGCCCATATGGTGAAAGGTTCCCTCAGCAAATGGGCCCAAGGAGCAGTAGATTCTCTTTACCACTTCTTCGATGGACTGGATTCTACCACCTTGGAGGATGTTACCGGGTTGGGCGACTTACCAGTACCAAAAAAGACACCGTCCCCGGGAGCCGGTGGGTCCTCTTCGAGCCCAACATTAGTGAATCAGTTCCCAGCTCTGAGTGTTGATCCTACTCGGAGACGGGCAATTTATATTTTCATCCCGGAGGATGCCTGGGttcttggtgaccga is drawn from Nicotiana tomentosiformis chromosome 12, ASM39032v3, whole genome shotgun sequence and contains these coding sequences:
- the LOC104089952 gene encoding uncharacterized protein; this encodes MAIDMISEAPSLVTSPRISFSDDLSQKDANANSSAAATEKFPLICSDSNSEFDFCITNSTNTETSSADELFLDGLIRPLQLQEKFVTLNQEILKNISKTQPLNSPPNQPTPRNFETSPKDQTKSFWRIRRSSSLHCENSNKKSSFWSLPLLSRSNSTGSEGQKNNAQFKKMKNMNTSAANFYAFPSSQKPPLRKNYGLGHNYGNGVCINPVLNVPPTFITKGTANLFGLGSFFANGKEKKGKK